Proteins from a genomic interval of Maylandia zebra isolate NMK-2024a linkage group LG15, Mzebra_GT3a, whole genome shotgun sequence:
- the syne1a gene encoding nesprin-1 isoform X7 produces the protein MVLDLGTDNMEGCTSEEDLLDCDCDVSRVKKLRETLVAVQQLDKNMSSLRSWLAHIETELSKPIVYTTCDDQEIQRKLNQQQELQRDIEKHSTGVASVLNLCEVLLHDCDACSTETECDSIQQATRGLDRRWRNICAMSMERRLKIEETWRLWQKFLDDYSRFEDWLKTSEKTAALPNSSGVLYTVAKEELKKFEAFQRQVQEFLTQLELINKQYRRLARENRTDSSCRLREMVHDGNRRWDNLQKRVAAVIRRLKHFISQREEFETARDSILVWLTEMDLQLTNIEHFSECDVQAKIKQLRAFQQEIYLNTGKIELVFRQGDALIEKSEPLDAAVIEEELEELQRYCQEVFGRVDRYYKKLTRLPLADDELDGSDRELDMEDGGDLSEMQWSDSSLPRTSARPASGTVALVRADRSGRDTPASVDSIPLEWDHDYDLSRGLESPSGRGNGERSQGQEDEDEYMRTAATALSDVVIPESPEAYIKLTEKTLKSSSGEPGQLEASLRQLDQALDAGRYHLQQREATANRVSPDVDSTYMGYMRLMGECRSSIDAVKRAEGELTEDEDEMPGLTNPTNTDTQSAGVIERWELIEAQSLSEKHKHKQNLQQWQQLISDLQTLRAWLGHSEAELSQLRGLDLSTDIHTIQQRIKKLKELQKGMDAHKAEVLSINLSSADFLQSEPDSEEAWELRDRLKEMNSRWDRLGASLEDWREELQRALMQCQEFHEMSHGLLLWLENIDRRRNEVVPIPQKANRETLRAHHKTLMQIKCELLDSQQKVSSLQELSAQLLVNIKPQSLAQTSERTQAQGNECLEAQEKVHVIWNRLRLLQREVNSDLEGLERRLGAMDAEQDCSPLPVSRSTAPGSDVTSQTRKRLPRGKSSQAHPGHPESSPRHSRSRSPGAAGCVSSRSDLSDVTSSASSSSSKDKSFLLRVLRAALPVHLLLLLLIGLACLVPMTEEDYSCHHANNFARSFHPMLRYTNGPPPI, from the exons ATGGTTTTGGATTTGGGTACGGATAATATGGAAGGATGCACGAGCGAGGAGGATTTGCTGGATTGCGACTGCGATGTCAGCAG GGTGAAGAAGCTGAGGGAAACCCTGGTGGCGGTACAGCAGTTGGATAAAAACATGAGCAGCCTTCGGTCATGGCTCGCTCACATTGAGACCGAGCTGTCCAAGCCCATCGTCTACACCACCTGTGATGACCAGGAGATTCAGAGGAAGCTCAACCAACAGCAG GAGCTGCAAAGGGACATAGAGAAACACAGCACAGGCGTGGCGTCGGTGCTGAACCTGTGCGAAGTCCTGCTGCACGACTGCGATGCTTGCTCGACTGAGACTGAGTGCGACTCCATCCAGCAGGCCACCAGAGGGCTGGACCGACGCTGGAGGAACATCTGCGCCATGTCCATGGAGAGGAGGCTCAA GATTGAAGAAACTTGGAGGTTGTGGCAGAAGTTCCTGGATGATTACAGCAGGTTTGAGGATTGGCTCAAGACCTCGGAAAAAACAGCAGCCCTGCCTAATTCCTCTGGAGTTCTCTATACCGTCGCTAAAGAGGAGCTCAAGAAGTTTGAG GCTTTCCAGCGTCAGGTGCAGGAGTTCCTGACCCAGCTAGAGCTCATCAACAAGCAGTATCGTCGTCTGGCCCGGGAAAACCGCACAGACTCCTCCTGCCGTCTCAGGGAAATGGTCCACGATGGGAACAGGCGATGGGACAACCTGCAGAAGAGGGTGGCTGCAGTCATACGCAGGCTAAAG CACTTCATCAGCCAGAGGGAGGAGTTTGAGACTGCACGTGACAGCATCCTGGTGTGGCTGACTGAGATGGACCTACAGCTCACCAACATAGAGCACTTCTCCGAGTGTGACGTACAGGCCAAAATCAAACAGCTCAGG GCGTTTCAGCAGGAGATCTACCTGAACACGGGGAAGATCGAGCTGGTGTTCAGGCAGGGTGATGCTCTGATTGAGAAGAGTGAACCTCTGGATGCAGCTGTCATcgaggaggagctggaggagctgCAAAGATACTGTCAGGAGGTCTTCGGACGAGTGGACAGATACTACAAGAAACTCACACGACTCCCT CTTGCAGACGATGAGCTCGACGGTTCAGACAGAGAGCTGGACATGGAGGATGGAGGAGACCTCTCTGAAATGCAGTGGAGCGACTCCTCTTTGCCCCGGACATCAGCGCGTCCAGCCTCGGGCACTGTGGCTCTCGTCCGGGCCGACCGCTCAGGCAGAGACACCCCGGCCAGCGTGGACTCCATCCCGTTAGAGTGGGACCACGACTACGATCTGAGCAGAGGCCTGGAGAGCCCCTCAGGACGAGGCAATGGGGAAAGAAGCCAAGGGCAAGAGGACGAGGATGAGTATATGAGGACGGCTGCCACAGCACTATCAG ATGTAGTTATCCCAGAGAGCCCAGAGGCCTATATAAAACTGacagagaaaacactgaaatcatCCTCTG GTGAGCCAGGCCAGCTGGAGGCCAGTCTCAGGCAGCTGGACCAGGCTTTGGACGCAGGGCGGTATCACCTCCAGCAGAGAGAAGCCACTGCCAACCGGGTCAGCCCCGATGTGGACTCCACTTACATGGGCTAC ATGCGTCTGATGGGAGAGTGTCGCAGCAGCATAGACGCAGTGAAGAGAGCAGAAGGAGAGCTGACCGAAGATGAGGATGAGATGCCGGGACTCACCAACCCTaccaacacagacacacagagcgccg GTGTGATTGAGCGCTGGGAGCTGATCGAGGCTCAGTCTCTAAGTGagaagcacaaacacaaacagaaccTGCAGCAGTGGCAGCAGCTGATCTCAGATCTGCAGACCTTGAGGGCTTGGCTCGGTCACTCGGAGGCTGAACTCAGCCAACTGCGAGGCCTCGATCTCAGCACTGACATACACACCATCCAGCAGAGAATCAAGAAGCTCAAG GAGCTGCAGAAGGGGATGGATGCTCACAAGGCAGAGGTCCTGTCCATCAACCTGAGCAGTGCTGACTTCCTCCAATCAGAGCCCGACTCTGAGGAGGCGTGGGAGCTGAGGGACAGGCTGAAGGAGATGAATTCGCGCTGGGACCGGCTCGGCGCCTCACTGGAGGACTGGAGGGAGGAGCTGCAGAGGGCACTGATGCAGTGCCAG GAGTTCCATGAGATGAGTCACGGTCTGCTGCTATGGTTGGAGAACATTGACCGCAGGAGGAACGAGGTGGTTCCCATCCCCCAAAAAGCAAATCGCGAAACGTTACGAGCTCATCATAAAACACTTATG CAAATCAAGTGCGAACTGCTGGACTCGCAGCAGAAGGTGTCGTCCCTTCAGGAGCTGTCAGCTCAGCTGCTGGTCAACATTAAACCTCAGAGTCTGGCCCAGACCTCAGAGCGGACCCAGGCTCAGGGCAACGAGTGTCTGGAGGCCCAGGAGAAGGTTCACGTGATCTGGAACAGGCTAAGGCTGCTCCAGAGGGAGGTCAACTCAGATCTGGAGGGGCTGGAGAGGAGACTGGGGGCCATGGATGCAGAGCAG GATTGCTCGCCATTGCCTGTTAGCAGATCTACAGCACCTGGTTCAGATGTGACCAGCCAGACCCGCAAACGATTG CCCCGAGGCAAAAGTAGTCAGGCCCACCCAGGACACCCTGAGAGCAGCCCGCGCCACAG